CCGCAGCGCCGCCCGCGTGAGCCTGCCCTGCGCCGCGAACGCCCTGCTGATCTCCTCGTACTGCTCGGCCGCCAGCAGCTCGCTGACCGTCTTGCCGATCGCGATGAACGGGGTCTCGCGCGGCACCTCGAGCAGGGGCAGTCCCGCCGCCGCGGCCGCCGTCACCAGCTCGCCCGGCACGTCGTCGTGGGTCAGCCCGACGCCGAACCCGAGCCCCGCCACCCCGCGCTCCACCAGCCGGTCGACGTAGGCGGCGAAGCCCGAGGTCAGGCGCATGCCGGTGGTCAGCACCAGCTCGCCGCCCTCGAGGAACGGCGTGGGATCCTCGAGCTCGCTGACCGCGACCCAGCGAACCGGACGGTCGAGCGAACCGGCCAGCGGGCGCAGCCGCATGCGGCGCACCACGGTCTGCAGAGAAGGCGCCATCGAGTGTTTGTCCATTCCGGCAAAGCGAGCTAGGCCCATTGTGCCATCGCGACACATCGGACTTCGGCGCCGCCCGCCGTACCGTCACAGCATGAGCAACCATCAGGGAGGTCCGGCGCTTCCGCAGGAGCGCCGCCTCGTCACCGAGATCCCAGGACCGAAGTCGCGGGAGCTGCTCGCGCGCAAGCAGGCGGCCGTACCGCCCGGCATCGGCACCACGCTTCCTGTCTTCGTGACCAGGGCGGGCGGCGGCGTGGTCGTCGACATCGACGGCAACTCCCTGATCGACTTCGGGTCCGGCATCGCCGTCACCAGCGTGGGCAACGCCGCCCCCCGCGTGGTCGAGCGCGTCAGCAGGCAGGTGGCCGACTTCACGCACACCTGCTTCATGGTCACGCCGTACGAGTCGTACGTCGAGGTGTGCGAGAAGCTCAACGAGCTCACCCCCGGCGACCACGAGAAGCGCACGTTCCTGGTGAACAGCGGCGCCGAGGCCGTGGAGAACGCGGTCAAGGTCGCGCGCCTGGCCACCGGCAGGCAGGCCGTCGTCGTCTTCGACCACGGCTACCACGGGCGCACGCTGCTCACGATGACGCTCACCGCCAAGAACATGCCCTACAAGCAGGGCTTCGGTCCCTTCGCACCCGAGGTGTACCGGGTGCCGCTGGCCTACCCCTACCGCTGGCCGACCGGTCCCGAGAACTGCGCCGAGGAGGCCGCGGCCCAGGCCATCGACGCGATCAACAAGCAGATCGGCGCGGGCAACGTGGCCGCCGTCGTGATCGAGCCGATCGCCGGTGAGGGCGGCTTCATCGAGCCGGCGAAGGGCTTCCTGCCGCGCATCGCCGAGTTCTGCCGTGAGAACGGCATCGTCTTCATCGCCGACGAGGTGCAGACCGGCTTCGCCCGCACCGGGCAGCTGTTCGCCTGCGAGGACGAGGGCGTCGTGCCCGACATCATCACCACCGCCAAGGGCATCGCCGGCGGCCTGCCGCTCGCCGCCGTCACCGGTCGCGCCGACCTGCTCGACAAGGTGCACACGGGCGGCCTGGGCGGGACCTACGGCGGCAACCCGCTGGCCTGCGAGGCGGCGCTGGGCGTGCTGGAGACCATCGAGTCCGAGGACCTGGTGGGCAAGGCGCGCCGCATCGGCGAGATCATGCTGCCGAGGCTGCGGACGCTGCAGGAGCGCTTCGACGTCATCGGCGACGTCCGCGGTCGCGGCGCGATGATCGCCATCGAGCTGGTCAAGCCCGGCACCAAGGAGCCCAACCCCGAGGCCGTGGCGGAGATCGTCCGCAGGTGCCACGCCGAGGGCCTGCTCGTGCTGACCGCCGGCACCTACGGCAACGTGCTGCGCTTCCTGCCGCCGCTGGTGATCCCCGAGCACCTGCTCGAAGAGGGCCTGTCCATCCTCGAGAAGGCGCTGTCGGCGTAACCGCGTAAAAAACGGGCATCCGGCTTGCGGCTGGATGCCCGTTTTTGCGTACCACCATCGCCGAGTTTTCACCGTCGCTTGGCACCGCGCTCAACGATCACCCGGCTATAACGGTTCCGGTATGACCACGAGCGGTGACTGCGAGGAGCGTGATGGACTGGCACGGCACGGCGACGTTCGACCCGGAGGGGCTGAGCTGGGCGCAGCGCGACGGTGACGCCTGCGTGGTCTGCCACAAGCGGTGGCCGAGGCCCCGGGTGCACGTCGGCCGCCTGCCCGACAGCTCCCGCGTGCTGGCCTGCCTCGAATGCGCCGAGGCGCTGCTGCCCGCCGTCTCCGCCACCGTCGTCGGCTTTCCCGCGCGCTAGGCGGCCCACTCCGCCGTCTGCTCCCGCATCCCCCACGGCGAGCCGTACTCGGTGAGCAGGTCGAGGAACGGCACCGCGTCGAACGCCTCGGGGCCCAGCACGCCCTCGCCCCGCCACACTCCCCTGGCCACCAGCTCCAGCGCCACCACCGGGTGGATCGCGGTCTGCCAGACGACGGCCTGCGCGCCGTACTCCCTCATCGACCAGGCGTTGTCGACCACGTGGTACAGGTAGACCTCGCGCGGCCTGCCGTCCTTGCCGGTGCCCTTCACCCACGTGCCCGCGCAGGTCTTGCCGCGCATCCGGTCACCCAGCGTGGCGGGGTCGGGCAGCCTGGCGGCGACCACGTCACGCGGCGAGACCTCCTGCCTGCCCACCCGCACCTTCTCCGTGTCGTCGAGGCCGAGCTTGTGCAGGGTCTTCAGGACGCCGATGAACTCCTCGCCCAGGCCGTACTTGAACGTCACCCGCTTGGCGTCGATCCACCTCGGGACCAGCAGCACCTCCTCGTGCTCCACGTTCACGCACTCCACGGGGCCGATGCCCTCGGGGAAGTCGAACACCTCGGGCTCGCTGAACGGCTCGGTCGTGCGCCACCCGCCGTCCTCCCACACCACGGGCGGGTTGAGGCACTCCTCGATCGTGGTCCAGATGGAGAAGGTGGGCGCGAAGTCGTAGCCCTCGACGACGAGGTTCGAGCCGTCCCTGATGCCGACCTCCTCGATGGTCTCGAAGAGGTGGTCGGCGGCGTACCTGGCGAACACGTCGGCCAGCCCGGGCTCCACGCCCATGCCGACCAGCGCGAGCTTTCCGCTCGCGCGCCACTCGCCGTCCTTCGCGAACTGCTCGTCGCCGAGCTTTACGCCGGTCAGCTCGTACGGCGCCCGCGGGTGCGGCCTGGACAGTGACATCGCCATGTCGAGGTAGTGCGCGCCCGCCTCCAGCGCCGCGTCGAACAGGGGCATGGTGAAGCGCGGGTCGACGGCGTTGAACAGCACGTCGCAGCGGTGCTCGCGGAGCGCGGCCACGACGGCGGCCTGGTCGGCGGCGTCGAGCCGGATGGCGCTGAACCTGGGGTCGCCGACCTTCGCGACGGCCTCGGCCGCCCGGTCCTGTTTCGAGTCGGCCACCACGATGTGTTCGAAGAAATCTCGACGGGCGGCGATGGGCACCACGGCGGAGCCGACGCCGCCGGCTCCCACAAGAAGGATTCTCATGCCGTGACCCTACCCACTGACTGGTCATTCAGCCAACCGGACTGTCAACGGGCGATCCGGCTGGATAGGCTCCGGCCAGGAGGAGGAGGACGTGATGACGGAGCCGGTGGAGCTGGACTTCAGCATCCCGAGCGTGGCCCGGATGTACGACTACTACCTGGGCGGCAAGGATCACTTCGCGGCCGACAGGGCCGCCGCCGAGCAGGTGCTCCGGGCCTTCCCCGACACCAGGACGATGGCCAGGGAGAACAGGGCCTTCCTCGGCCGTGCCGTACGGCACATGCGGCGGGCCGGCGTCGAGCAGTTCCTCGACCTCGGCACGGGGCTGCCCGCCGCGGGCAACGTGCACGAGGTGGCGGGCGAGGGCAGCCGCGTCGTCTACGTCGACAACGACCCCGTCGTCGCCGTGCACGGCAGGGCGCTGCTGGAGAACACCGGCGCCATCCTGCTCCAGAAGGACGTCAGGAAGCCCGATTCGGTCCTCGCCGAGGCCGCGGACCTGCTCGACTTCGGCACGCCCGTCGGCGTGCTGTTCGTCGCCATCCTGCACTTCATCGGCGACGAGGACGGCGCGCACGGCATCGTGGCCCGCTTCCGCGACAGGATGGCCCCCGGCAGCTACCTGGCGATCACCCACGGCACGTGGGAGGAGGCCAGGGAGGACGACGGGGTCGACGTCTACAAGCGGACCAACGCCCCGATCTCGGTCAGGACCCGGGCGGAGATCCTGCGCTTCTTCGACGGCTTCGAGCTGGTGGAGCCGGGCCTGGTCGACGTGGCGCACTGGCGGCCCGAGCGGCCCGCCGCCACCGACCGGCGGCTGTGGCTGACGGCGGGCGTGGGCCGCAGGCTATAGACGCTTCTCGAAACAAACGCTCTCCGCGCACCCGGCGTAGGCGCCGAAGCGCGGGATCGGGGTGTAGCCGGCGGAGGTGTAGAGGCCGATCGCCTCCTGGAACAGGCGACCGGTCTCCAGCCTGAGTGTGTGCATGCCGCGATCGGCCGCGAGCTTCTCGACCTCCGCCAGCAGTGTCCTGGACAGGCCGCGCCCGCGGAAGGCGGGCCTGACGTACATCCGCTTGACCTCGCCCACGCCGGGCTCCAGCGGTTGCAGCCCCGCGCAGCCCGCCGCTCGCTCGCCCGACCACATCAGCACGAAGGAGATGCGGGGGTCGAGGTGCTTGGGCGTGTCGTCGACGACGTCGCGCTGCCGCCAGGCGAGCTCGGCCTGCTGCTCGGCGCACAGCTCCATGACCTGCGACGACTCGGACGTTTCTGACGTTATCCGCATGGCCGGGAGGATAACGAGGCCCGTGTTTCAACCGTGTGACGCGGCGGTCAGGCCCGCTCCGCGGTGGCGAACAGCGCCTTGGCCGAGTCGCCGAAGTAGGGGCCGTACATGGTGCCGTGGTCGTTGCTGTACTTGAAGCTGCTGACCGAGGTGACCTTGCCCCGCCCCGTGGTGACGTCGAAGGAGGTCAGCCACGGGCCGCCGCTGGAGCCCGCGGTCATGTCGCAGCGCAGGCCCTGATCGCGCGTCTGGCCGTGGGGGTCGTCGGTGACCCGCCCTGAGCAGTAGATGAGCTCCTCGCCGTCGAACGGCGGGTCGGCGGGGAAGCCGAAGCCGTAGACCTGGCCGCCGCGCGAGGGGTTGAAGGCGATCTCCTGCGTGCCGACCGCGTCGGCGACGTGCCGGCCGCCGGAGGTGTTGAGCGCCACCATGCCGACGTCGTAGCTGTCGTCGCCCGAGCGCGACCACGGGCCCGCGACGAACATCCTGCGCGCGGTGTAGGAGCCGTAGGGCTTGCCGCCTCCCGGCTCGTAGCCCGGCACGAAGGTCCAGTTGCCCGCCCACGAGCCCTTGCCGTCCTTGACGCAGTGGCCGGCGGTGACGACGACGTCCTTGTTGGCGCTCCTGACGGTGCTGGCCGAGCAGACGAAGTCGACGCCGTCCATGGTGAGGAAGACCCGCCCCGTCGTGCGGGTGACCAGACCGCCGGTGCCCCAGCGAGAGCCGCTGGTCGTGGCGGTCGGCCTGGCCGACAGCCGGCGCGGCGTGACGATCTTGCCGGCGGCCCCCGACAGCTCGGGAGCGGTGGCGACGCCCGCCTTGTTGGACAGGCCGCTCAGCAGGCCGCCGTCGCGGGGGAGCGCCGTCCTGGCCACGGTGCCGAGGAGGTCGATCGGCAGGGCCTTCGACATCCTGGCGGGGGTCCAGTAGTCGAGCACGCGGCGCTGCTCGTGCGAACTGCGAGCTGCCACGTGCTCGACGACGTCGGCCTGCGGAGCAGGAGCAGGCGAGACCGGCTTCGGTGCGTGGACGGGCGTGGCGCCGATCAATGCCGCGCCCATCATGCCTGCGACGAGTGGAGCGGACGCAAGCAGGGGGAGGCTCGAGGTCATGAGCCCCGAGTCTGCACTACTAGATGTGTTCTTGTGACTACT
This window of the Nonomuraea africana genome carries:
- the gabT gene encoding 4-aminobutyrate--2-oxoglutarate transaminase, encoding MSNHQGGPALPQERRLVTEIPGPKSRELLARKQAAVPPGIGTTLPVFVTRAGGGVVVDIDGNSLIDFGSGIAVTSVGNAAPRVVERVSRQVADFTHTCFMVTPYESYVEVCEKLNELTPGDHEKRTFLVNSGAEAVENAVKVARLATGRQAVVVFDHGYHGRTLLTMTLTAKNMPYKQGFGPFAPEVYRVPLAYPYRWPTGPENCAEEAAAQAIDAINKQIGAGNVAAVVIEPIAGEGGFIEPAKGFLPRIAEFCRENGIVFIADEVQTGFARTGQLFACEDEGVVPDIITTAKGIAGGLPLAAVTGRADLLDKVHTGGLGGTYGGNPLACEAALGVLETIESEDLVGKARRIGEIMLPRLRTLQERFDVIGDVRGRGAMIAIELVKPGTKEPNPEAVAEIVRRCHAEGLLVLTAGTYGNVLRFLPPLVIPEHLLEEGLSILEKALSA
- a CDS encoding saccharopine dehydrogenase family protein; translated protein: MRILLVGAGGVGSAVVPIAARRDFFEHIVVADSKQDRAAEAVAKVGDPRFSAIRLDAADQAAVVAALREHRCDVLFNAVDPRFTMPLFDAALEAGAHYLDMAMSLSRPHPRAPYELTGVKLGDEQFAKDGEWRASGKLALVGMGVEPGLADVFARYAADHLFETIEEVGIRDGSNLVVEGYDFAPTFSIWTTIEECLNPPVVWEDGGWRTTEPFSEPEVFDFPEGIGPVECVNVEHEEVLLVPRWIDAKRVTFKYGLGEEFIGVLKTLHKLGLDDTEKVRVGRQEVSPRDVVAARLPDPATLGDRMRGKTCAGTWVKGTGKDGRPREVYLYHVVDNAWSMREYGAQAVVWQTAIHPVVALELVARGVWRGEGVLGPEAFDAVPFLDLLTEYGSPWGMREQTAEWAA
- a CDS encoding SAM-dependent methyltransferase, with the protein product MTEPVELDFSIPSVARMYDYYLGGKDHFAADRAAAEQVLRAFPDTRTMARENRAFLGRAVRHMRRAGVEQFLDLGTGLPAAGNVHEVAGEGSRVVYVDNDPVVAVHGRALLENTGAILLQKDVRKPDSVLAEAADLLDFGTPVGVLFVAILHFIGDEDGAHGIVARFRDRMAPGSYLAITHGTWEEAREDDGVDVYKRTNAPISVRTRAEILRFFDGFELVEPGLVDVAHWRPERPAATDRRLWLTAGVGRRL
- a CDS encoding GNAT family N-acetyltransferase; protein product: MRITSETSESSQVMELCAEQQAELAWRQRDVVDDTPKHLDPRISFVLMWSGERAAGCAGLQPLEPGVGEVKRMYVRPAFRGRGLSRTLLAEVEKLAADRGMHTLRLETGRLFQEAIGLYTSAGYTPIPRFGAYAGCAESVCFEKRL
- a CDS encoding trypsin-like serine peptidase: MTSSLPLLASAPLVAGMMGAALIGATPVHAPKPVSPAPAPQADVVEHVAARSSHEQRRVLDYWTPARMSKALPIDLLGTVARTALPRDGGLLSGLSNKAGVATAPELSGAAGKIVTPRRLSARPTATTSGSRWGTGGLVTRTTGRVFLTMDGVDFVCSASTVRSANKDVVVTAGHCVKDGKGSWAGNWTFVPGYEPGGGKPYGSYTARRMFVAGPWSRSGDDSYDVGMVALNTSGGRHVADAVGTQEIAFNPSRGGQVYGFGFPADPPFDGEELIYCSGRVTDDPHGQTRDQGLRCDMTAGSSGGPWLTSFDVTTGRGKVTSVSSFKYSNDHGTMYGPYFGDSAKALFATAERA